Proteins co-encoded in one Vidua chalybeata isolate OUT-0048 chromosome 18, bVidCha1 merged haplotype, whole genome shotgun sequence genomic window:
- the CAMKK2 gene encoding calcium/calmodulin-dependent protein kinase kinase 2 isoform X2, producing MASLIVVTEHDAAGSASEEEMDVPGTEGFGDGRKLHLSGRKLSLQERPQPARSPGHGDGATQRFIYPSLPYSPVTSPHSSPRLPRRPTVESNRVSITGLQDCVQLNQYKLKDEIGKGSYGVVKLAYNEDDNTYYAMKVLSKKKLMRQAGFPRRPPPRGAKAAPEGCLQPRGPIEQVYQEIAILKKLDHPNVVKLVEVLDDPSEDHLYMVFELVKQGPVMEIPTLKPLSEDQARFYFQDLIKGIEYLHYQKIIHRDIKPSNLLVGEDGHVKIADFGVSNEFKGADALLTNTVGTPAFMAPETLSETRKIFSGKALDVWAMGITLYCFVFGQCPFMDERILSLHNKIKTQTLEFPDQPEVTDFLKDLITRMLDKNPESRISVPEIKLHPWVTKNGAELLPTEDENCTLVEVTEEEVENSVKHIPSLATVILVKTMIRKRSFGNPFEGSKREERSLSSSGNLLPKQGSEDNLKCNDLPNVGEEQLLS from the exons ATGGCCTCGCTCATCGTGGTGACCGAGCACGACGCCGCGGGGAGCGCGAGCGAGGAGGAGATGGACGTGCCCGGCACTGAGGGCTTCGGGGATGGCCGGAAGCTGCACCTCTCCGGCCGcaagctgtccctgcaggagcgGCCGCAGCCTGCCCGCTCGCCCGGGCACGGCGACGGTGCCACCCAACGCTTCATCTACCCCTCCCTCCCCTACTCCCCAGTGACGTCCCCGCACTCCTCCCCGCGGCTGCCGCGGCGGCCGACGGTGGAGTCCAACCGTGTGTCCATCACAGGATTGCAG GACTGTGTGCAGCTCAACCAGTACAAGCTGAAGGATGAGATCGGGAAG GGCTCCTATGGGGTGGTGAAGCTGGCCTACAACGAGGATGATAACACCTACTAT GCAATGAAGGTTCTCTCAAAAAAGAAGCTGATGAGACAGGCGGGCTTCCCCC gccgcccgccgccccgtGGGGCCAAAGCTGCTCCCgagggctgcctgcagcccagagGGCCCATCGAACAGGTCTACCAGGAGATTGCCATCCTGAAGAAGCTGGACCACCCCAACGTGGTGAAGCTGGTGGAG GTCCTGGATGACCCCAGTGAGGATCATCTGTACATGG TGTTTGAGCTGGTGAAGCAGGG CCCTGTGATGGAAATCCCAACCTTGAAACCTCTCAGTGAGGACCAGGCTCGGTTTTACTTCCAGGATCTGATCAAGGGCATTGAATACT TGCACTATCAGAAGATAATCCATCGGGATATTAAACCTTCCAACCTCCTTGTGGGGGAAGATGGGCACGTCAAGATTGCTGACTTCGGAGTGAGCAACGAGTTCAAGGGAGCTGATGCCCTTTTAACCAACACAGTGGGCACTCCTGCCTTCATGGCCCCAGAGACTCTCTCAGAAACCAGGAAAATCTTCTCTGGAAAG GCTTTGGATGTCTGGGCCATGGGGATCACACTGTACTGCTTCGTGTTTGGGCAG TGCCCTTTTATGGATGAAAGGATCTTGAGTTTACACAATAAAATCAAGACCCAAACGTTGGAGTTCCCAGACCA GCCAGAAGTTACAGACTTCTTGAAGGATTTGATTACACGGATGTTGGATAAAAACCCTGAATCTAGGATTTCAGTCCCAGAAATCAAG TTGCACCCTTGGGTCACCAAGAACGGAGCggagctgctgcccacagagGATGAGAACTGCACCCTCGTCGAGGTGACGGAGGAGGAAGTGGAGAATTCAGTCAAGCACATCCCCAGCCTGGCCACCGTG ATCTTGGTTAAAACAATGATCCGGAAGCGATCCTTTGGGAACCCGTTTGAGGGGAGCAAGAGGGAGGAGCGGTCATTGTCTTCCTCTGGGAACCTGCTGCC gaaacaagGCAGTGAAGATAACCTGAAATGCAATGACTTGCCCAAcgtgggagaggagcagcttcTTTCTTGA
- the CAMKK2 gene encoding calcium/calmodulin-dependent protein kinase kinase 2 isoform X1, giving the protein MASLIVVTEHDAAGSASEEEMDVPGTEGFGDGRKLHLSGRKLSLQERPQPARSPGHGDGATQRFIYPSLPYSPVTSPHSSPRLPRRPTVESNRVSITGLQDCVQLNQYKLKDEIGKGSYGVVKLAYNEDDNTYYAMKVLSKKKLMRQAGFPRRPPPRGAKAAPEGCLQPRGPIEQVYQEIAILKKLDHPNVVKLVEVLDDPSEDHLYMVFELVKQGPVMEIPTLKPLSEDQARFYFQDLIKGIEYLHYQKIIHRDIKPSNLLVGEDGHVKIADFGVSNEFKGADALLTNTVGTPAFMAPETLSETRKIFSGKALDVWAMGITLYCFVFGQCPFMDERILSLHNKIKTQTLEFPDQPEVTDFLKDLITRMLDKNPESRISVPEIKESTVQQPFAGDFWSFAPAGAWKGREAERMETKLHPWVTKNGAELLPTEDENCTLVEVTEEEVENSVKHIPSLATVILVKTMIRKRSFGNPFEGSKREERSLSSSGNLLPKQGSEDNLKCNDLPNVGEEQLLS; this is encoded by the exons ATGGCCTCGCTCATCGTGGTGACCGAGCACGACGCCGCGGGGAGCGCGAGCGAGGAGGAGATGGACGTGCCCGGCACTGAGGGCTTCGGGGATGGCCGGAAGCTGCACCTCTCCGGCCGcaagctgtccctgcaggagcgGCCGCAGCCTGCCCGCTCGCCCGGGCACGGCGACGGTGCCACCCAACGCTTCATCTACCCCTCCCTCCCCTACTCCCCAGTGACGTCCCCGCACTCCTCCCCGCGGCTGCCGCGGCGGCCGACGGTGGAGTCCAACCGTGTGTCCATCACAGGATTGCAG GACTGTGTGCAGCTCAACCAGTACAAGCTGAAGGATGAGATCGGGAAG GGCTCCTATGGGGTGGTGAAGCTGGCCTACAACGAGGATGATAACACCTACTAT GCAATGAAGGTTCTCTCAAAAAAGAAGCTGATGAGACAGGCGGGCTTCCCCC gccgcccgccgccccgtGGGGCCAAAGCTGCTCCCgagggctgcctgcagcccagagGGCCCATCGAACAGGTCTACCAGGAGATTGCCATCCTGAAGAAGCTGGACCACCCCAACGTGGTGAAGCTGGTGGAG GTCCTGGATGACCCCAGTGAGGATCATCTGTACATGG TGTTTGAGCTGGTGAAGCAGGG CCCTGTGATGGAAATCCCAACCTTGAAACCTCTCAGTGAGGACCAGGCTCGGTTTTACTTCCAGGATCTGATCAAGGGCATTGAATACT TGCACTATCAGAAGATAATCCATCGGGATATTAAACCTTCCAACCTCCTTGTGGGGGAAGATGGGCACGTCAAGATTGCTGACTTCGGAGTGAGCAACGAGTTCAAGGGAGCTGATGCCCTTTTAACCAACACAGTGGGCACTCCTGCCTTCATGGCCCCAGAGACTCTCTCAGAAACCAGGAAAATCTTCTCTGGAAAG GCTTTGGATGTCTGGGCCATGGGGATCACACTGTACTGCTTCGTGTTTGGGCAG TGCCCTTTTATGGATGAAAGGATCTTGAGTTTACACAATAAAATCAAGACCCAAACGTTGGAGTTCCCAGACCA GCCAGAAGTTACAGACTTCTTGAAGGATTTGATTACACGGATGTTGGATAAAAACCCTGAATCTAGGATTTCAGTCCCAGAAATCAAG GAAAGTACTGTGCAACAGCCTTTCGCAGGAGATTTCTGGTCCTTCGCCCCTGCGGGAGCCTGGAAGGGGCGAGAAGCTGAGAGAATGGAGACCAAG TTGCACCCTTGGGTCACCAAGAACGGAGCggagctgctgcccacagagGATGAGAACTGCACCCTCGTCGAGGTGACGGAGGAGGAAGTGGAGAATTCAGTCAAGCACATCCCCAGCCTGGCCACCGTG ATCTTGGTTAAAACAATGATCCGGAAGCGATCCTTTGGGAACCCGTTTGAGGGGAGCAAGAGGGAGGAGCGGTCATTGTCTTCCTCTGGGAACCTGCTGCC gaaacaagGCAGTGAAGATAACCTGAAATGCAATGACTTGCCCAAcgtgggagaggagcagcttcTTTCTTGA